The proteins below come from a single Agromyces flavus genomic window:
- a CDS encoding NUDIX domain-containing protein translates to MPVTSAGVLLYRRAPQFEVLVAHMGGPFWARKQEHAWSIPKGELDADEEPRAAALREFAEELGLPAPEVDYADLGTVRYASGKLLHVFAGEATDFELDGFAPGTFELEWPPRSGRTAEFPEVDDVRWAGLAEARTLLVKGQLGALDALERHLATSA, encoded by the coding sequence ATGCCGGTGACGAGCGCCGGCGTGCTGCTCTACCGGCGCGCGCCGCAGTTTGAGGTGCTCGTCGCGCACATGGGCGGTCCGTTCTGGGCGCGCAAACAGGAGCACGCGTGGTCCATCCCGAAAGGCGAGCTCGACGCCGACGAGGAGCCGCGCGCCGCCGCGTTGCGCGAGTTCGCCGAGGAGCTCGGCCTACCCGCGCCCGAGGTCGACTACGCCGACCTCGGAACCGTGCGATACGCGTCGGGCAAGCTCCTGCACGTCTTCGCCGGTGAGGCCACCGACTTCGAGCTCGACGGATTCGCGCCCGGCACGTTCGAGCTCGAATGGCCGCCGCGCTCCGGGCGCACCGCCGAGTTCCCCGAGGTCGACGACGTGCGCTGGGCCGGGCTCGCTGAGGCGCGCACGCTCCTCGTGAAGGGCCAGCTCGGCGCGCTCGACGCGCTCGAACGGCACCTCGCGACATCCGCCTGA
- a CDS encoding helix-turn-helix domain-containing protein → MRPIHPSADVGGTPIGAKLRSTRMAQGLTLAQVAESTGLSKGFLSRLERDETSPSVATLVQLCQVLSLPVGALFAEPEIQKVSRTEAPRINLGGVHVEEHLMSPRGESRVQLLRSSLEPGAHGGHELYTVNCDVEVLHVISGAVSVRFADRVVELEAGDALTFPGREPHTWNAEGDSPAEVVWVLVPAPWSGSA, encoded by the coding sequence CTGCGTCCCATCCACCCCTCCGCCGATGTCGGCGGAACCCCCATCGGCGCCAAGCTCCGCAGCACGCGGATGGCGCAGGGCCTCACGCTCGCCCAGGTTGCCGAGTCAACGGGGCTGAGCAAGGGGTTCCTCAGCCGGCTCGAACGCGACGAGACCTCGCCGAGCGTCGCGACCCTCGTGCAGCTCTGCCAGGTGCTCTCGCTGCCCGTCGGCGCGCTCTTCGCCGAACCCGAGATCCAGAAGGTCTCGCGCACCGAGGCGCCGCGCATCAACCTCGGTGGGGTGCACGTCGAGGAGCACCTCATGTCGCCGCGCGGCGAATCCCGCGTGCAACTGCTGCGCTCGTCGCTCGAGCCCGGGGCGCACGGCGGCCACGAGCTCTACACCGTGAACTGCGACGTCGAGGTGCTGCACGTCATCTCGGGCGCGGTCAGCGTGCGGTTCGCCGATCGCGTCGTCGAGCTCGAGGCCGGCGACGCGCTCACCTTCCCGGGGCGCGAGCCGCACACCTGGAACGCCGAGGGCGACTCGCCGGCCGAGGTCGTGTGGGTGCTCGTCCCCGCGCCATGGAGCGGCTCCGCCTGA
- a CDS encoding beta-galactosidase, whose product MTITGSTVDHPATTLAPIPPQQAEPAPAAGRPQFQHQGIAFGCDYNPEQWDPAVWREDVALMREAGVDLVAVNIFGWAQLQGPDGEFDFSALDEVIELLHGAGIRVNLGTATSSPPPWLTARHPEILPVMEDGTSRYPGGRQAWCPSSPVFRRYALALVEAVAERYARHPAVELWHVSNELGCHNALCHCDESTRAFRRWLRERHATIEELNRAWGTSFWSQRYTDWDEILTPRLTVSSRNPGQVLDFHRFSSDELLAYYRAEAEVIRRHSTLPITTNFMVTAHIRDLDYWSWAAEMDVVANDHYLDHRLGEPRTELAFAADLTRGLAGGAPWLLMEHSTGSVNWQPVNLAKEPGELLRNSLTHVAKGADGVCFFQWRASLQGSEKFHSALVPHAGTDTDLWREALELGRIVGSLGEVAGSRVQADVALLFSWESWWASDAEARPTHAIEYLDQVHALYGALHDLGVTVDVVRPGADLTGYRLAVVPGLYLVGDDDAAALDDAVASGTHALVTFYSGVVDEHDRVRPGGYPGAWRDLLGIRVEEFAPVLPGTPITLESGSAASLWAERLAVTDAAALDRFADGPAAGRPAVTRRDGADGAGDAWYVGTLLERDDLLDLVGRAVERAGVVPEPGASADVEVTRRTDGERTWRFIVNHGSTAVEVDGRGTELVTGSAVDGRLEVPAGAVRVIREDGAA is encoded by the coding sequence ATGACGATCACCGGGAGCACCGTGGACCACCCCGCGACGACGCTGGCGCCGATCCCGCCGCAGCAGGCCGAACCTGCGCCCGCCGCCGGACGCCCTCAGTTCCAGCACCAGGGGATCGCGTTCGGATGCGACTACAACCCCGAGCAGTGGGACCCCGCCGTCTGGCGGGAGGACGTCGCGCTCATGCGCGAGGCGGGGGTCGACCTCGTCGCGGTCAACATCTTCGGGTGGGCCCAGCTCCAGGGCCCCGACGGCGAGTTCGACTTCTCAGCACTCGACGAGGTCATCGAGCTCCTCCACGGCGCCGGCATCCGCGTCAACCTCGGCACCGCGACCTCGTCGCCGCCTCCGTGGCTGACCGCGCGCCATCCCGAGATCCTCCCCGTCATGGAGGACGGCACGAGTCGCTATCCCGGCGGCCGGCAGGCGTGGTGCCCGAGCTCCCCGGTGTTCCGTCGGTATGCGCTCGCGCTCGTCGAGGCCGTCGCCGAGCGGTACGCGAGGCACCCCGCCGTCGAGCTGTGGCACGTCTCGAACGAGCTCGGCTGCCACAACGCCCTCTGCCACTGCGACGAGAGCACCCGGGCGTTCCGCCGTTGGCTGCGCGAGCGCCACGCCACCATCGAGGAACTCAACCGCGCGTGGGGGACCAGCTTCTGGAGCCAGCGCTACACCGACTGGGACGAGATCCTCACTCCGCGGCTCACGGTCTCGAGCCGCAACCCCGGTCAGGTCCTGGACTTCCACCGGTTCTCCTCGGACGAACTGCTCGCGTACTACCGCGCGGAGGCCGAGGTGATCCGTCGGCACAGCACGCTTCCGATCACGACGAACTTCATGGTCACAGCGCACATCCGCGACCTCGACTACTGGTCGTGGGCGGCCGAGATGGACGTCGTCGCCAACGACCACTACCTCGACCACCGCCTGGGCGAGCCGCGCACCGAACTCGCGTTCGCGGCCGACCTGACGCGCGGCCTCGCGGGCGGCGCGCCGTGGCTGCTCATGGAGCACTCGACCGGCTCGGTCAACTGGCAGCCCGTCAACCTGGCGAAGGAGCCGGGTGAACTGCTGCGCAATTCGCTCACCCACGTCGCCAAGGGGGCCGACGGCGTGTGCTTCTTCCAATGGCGGGCGTCGCTGCAGGGTTCCGAGAAGTTCCATTCCGCGCTCGTCCCGCACGCCGGCACCGACACGGATCTCTGGCGCGAGGCCCTCGAGCTGGGCCGCATCGTCGGCTCGCTCGGCGAAGTCGCCGGCAGCCGGGTGCAGGCCGACGTCGCCCTGCTGTTCTCGTGGGAATCGTGGTGGGCGTCCGACGCCGAGGCCCGCCCCACGCACGCGATCGAGTACCTCGACCAGGTCCACGCGCTGTACGGCGCACTCCACGACCTCGGCGTGACGGTCGACGTGGTGCGACCCGGCGCCGACCTCACGGGATACCGGCTCGCGGTCGTGCCCGGCCTGTACCTCGTCGGGGACGACGACGCCGCCGCGCTCGATGACGCCGTGGCATCCGGCACCCACGCCCTCGTCACGTTCTACAGCGGCGTCGTCGACGAGCACGACCGCGTGCGGCCGGGGGGATACCCGGGTGCGTGGCGCGACCTGCTCGGCATCCGGGTCGAGGAGTTCGCGCCCGTCCTGCCCGGCACGCCGATCACGCTCGAGTCGGGTTCCGCCGCGTCCCTCTGGGCCGAACGGCTCGCGGTGACCGATGCCGCGGCGCTCGACCGGTTCGCCGACGGCCCCGCCGCCGGCCGCCCCGCCGTGACGCGACGTGACGGCGCCGACGGCGCCGGAGACGCGTGGTACGTCGGCACGCTGCTCGAGCGCGACGACCTGCTCGACCTCGTCGGCCGTGCCGTCGAGCGCGCCGGCGTCGTCCCGGAGCCCGGAGCGTCGGCGGACGTCGAGGTCACGCGCCGCACCGACGGCGAGCGCACGTGGCGCTTCATCGTGAACCACGGTTCCACCGCCGTCGAGGTCGACGGGCGGGGCACCGAACTCGTGACCGGATCGGCCGTCGACGGGCGCCTCGAGGTGCCCGCCGGCGCGGTCCGGGTGATCAGAGAGGATGGCGCGGCATGA
- a CDS encoding nitroreductase family protein: protein MELLDAIRRRKTTNGPFLPDPVSEEHQRTLVEAAGRAPSQLNSQPWRFVLIEDRATIEAIARISGESMTEAMSNGTFFERYKPYFRFSQAEMEEKRSGMLFDKLPAALRPFTSQVFTKRGQKLMNTFGVPRTLGEENRKLVAGSPLLMGVMLDRSEYRPGQLSSFYSVFSMGAAMENVWLTTVELGMGIQFISFPMEVPGRWEEIVRLLHVPDELELMAVYRLGYVPAEQRRPAIDWVSHERKLPSQVVFRETCETPQTGWDEPLR, encoded by the coding sequence ATGGAACTGCTCGACGCCATCCGACGACGCAAGACGACCAACGGACCCTTCCTGCCCGATCCCGTGTCCGAGGAGCACCAGCGCACGCTGGTCGAGGCCGCGGGCCGTGCGCCGTCGCAGCTGAACAGCCAGCCCTGGCGATTCGTCCTCATCGAGGACCGCGCGACGATCGAGGCGATCGCGCGCATCTCGGGCGAGAGCATGACCGAGGCGATGTCGAACGGCACCTTCTTCGAGCGGTACAAGCCGTACTTCCGGTTCAGCCAGGCCGAGATGGAGGAGAAGCGGTCGGGCATGCTGTTCGACAAGCTGCCCGCTGCGCTGCGGCCGTTCACCTCGCAGGTCTTCACGAAGCGCGGCCAGAAGCTCATGAACACCTTCGGGGTCCCGAGGACGCTCGGCGAAGAGAATCGCAAGTTGGTCGCCGGCTCGCCGCTGCTCATGGGCGTCATGCTCGACCGGTCGGAGTACCGGCCCGGGCAACTCTCGTCGTTCTACTCGGTCTTCAGCATGGGCGCGGCGATGGAGAACGTCTGGCTCACCACGGTCGAGCTCGGCATGGGCATCCAGTTCATCTCGTTCCCGATGGAGGTGCCCGGGCGATGGGAGGAGATCGTTCGCCTGCTGCACGTGCCCGACGAGCTCGAGCTGATGGCCGTGTACCGGCTCGGGTACGTGCCGGCCGAGCAGCGACGTCCGGCGATCGACTGGGTGAGCCACGAGCGCAAGCTGCCGTCGCAGGTCGTGTTCCGCGAGACCTGCGAGACGCCGCAGACCGGATGGGACGAGCCGCTGCGCTGA
- the speB gene encoding agmatinase, whose translation MQPTPEHGPRGPVDASVVPRFAGIATFARLPRLDEVGRTDVAIVGVPFDSGVSYRPGARFGPSHVREASRLLRPYNPAQDVFPFGAQQVADAGDIAVNPFDIAEAVRQVEAGARELQSSAGKLVAIGGDHTIALPLLRAVHAQHGPVAVLHFDAHLDTWDTYFGAPTTHGTPFRRASEQGLIDLTASMHVGIRGPLYAKSDLEDDERLGFSIVTSEHLEEHGVASAIDRMRARIGDAPLYISIDIDVLDPAHAPGTGTPEAGGLTSRELLRMLRALADRNIVGADIVEVAPAYDHAQLTAVAASHVAYELLSAMAPRA comes from the coding sequence ATGCAACCCACTCCCGAGCACGGCCCGCGCGGCCCGGTAGACGCCAGCGTCGTCCCGCGCTTCGCCGGCATCGCGACCTTCGCCCGCCTGCCGCGCCTCGACGAGGTGGGGCGTACGGATGTCGCGATCGTCGGCGTCCCGTTCGACTCGGGAGTGAGCTACCGCCCGGGCGCTCGATTCGGCCCGTCGCACGTGCGCGAGGCGTCGCGCCTGCTGCGCCCGTACAACCCGGCGCAGGACGTGTTCCCCTTCGGTGCACAGCAGGTCGCCGACGCGGGCGACATCGCGGTGAACCCGTTCGACATCGCCGAGGCTGTCCGTCAGGTCGAGGCGGGGGCCCGCGAGCTGCAGTCCAGCGCGGGCAAGCTCGTCGCCATCGGCGGCGACCACACGATCGCGCTGCCGCTGCTGCGCGCGGTCCACGCCCAGCACGGTCCGGTCGCGGTGCTGCACTTCGACGCGCACCTCGACACGTGGGACACCTACTTCGGCGCTCCCACCACGCACGGCACGCCCTTCCGCCGCGCGAGCGAGCAGGGCCTCATCGACCTCACCGCGAGCATGCACGTCGGCATCCGCGGACCGCTCTACGCCAAGAGCGACCTCGAGGATGACGAGCGGCTCGGCTTCTCGATCGTCACGAGCGAGCACCTCGAGGAGCACGGCGTCGCGAGCGCGATCGATCGCATGCGCGCCCGCATCGGCGACGCGCCGCTCTACATCTCGATCGACATCGACGTGCTCGACCCCGCCCACGCACCCGGCACCGGCACGCCCGAGGCCGGCGGCCTCACGAGCCGCGAACTGCTGCGCATGCTCCGGGCGCTCGCCGACCGGAACATCGTCGGCGCCGACATCGTCGAGGTCGCGCCGGCCTACGATCACGCGCAGCTCACGGCCGTGGCGGCGAGCCACGTCGCGTACGAACTGCTCAGCGCGATGGCGCCCCGCGCCTGA
- a CDS encoding AI-2E family transporter yields the protein MFFRRRDTHETVASADPGGIADDPASRGAGGPIWNDRLGRWSIRSLQLTLLVIIAAIGIWALLQVKVLVIPVLVAVILAAAASPLIVWLRRHGFPAMLAAWVTLVGGIIVLGGIITAIVFAVRSQWDELADSATQGFDDLLGWVEQLPIPIEQQQIDDARNSIIDFITSAEFGQTALTGVSRATEFITGLLLMLVVLFFFLKDGDRIWAFFLRPYRGERLERGRRIGVTSVKVLGGYIRGTAIVAFVDAFFIGLGLVILQVPLALPLAVIVFLTSFIPIVGATLAGILAALVALVANGPVVALIVVAIVIVVNQLEGDLLQPVVMAQSLKLHPLVILIALTAGTLLAGVAGAVLAVPLTALGWAIIKVWNGPDPSLDERKSYRLRRRQHADATSDAPALPADTAGGTPVA from the coding sequence ATGTTCTTCCGACGCAGGGACACCCACGAGACCGTCGCCTCCGCCGACCCGGGCGGAATCGCGGACGACCCGGCCAGTCGCGGGGCAGGCGGACCGATCTGGAACGACCGGCTCGGTCGTTGGTCGATCCGCAGCCTGCAACTCACCCTGTTGGTCATCATCGCGGCCATCGGCATCTGGGCGCTCCTGCAGGTCAAGGTGCTCGTCATTCCGGTGCTCGTGGCCGTCATCCTGGCGGCCGCGGCCAGCCCGCTCATCGTGTGGCTCCGCCGCCACGGGTTCCCGGCGATGCTCGCCGCCTGGGTGACGCTGGTCGGCGGCATCATCGTCCTCGGCGGCATCATCACCGCGATCGTGTTCGCGGTTCGCAGCCAATGGGATGAGCTCGCCGACTCCGCGACGCAGGGCTTCGACGACCTGCTCGGGTGGGTCGAGCAGCTGCCCATCCCGATCGAGCAGCAGCAGATCGACGACGCCCGCAACTCGATCATCGACTTCATCACGAGCGCCGAGTTCGGCCAGACCGCGCTCACGGGCGTCTCGCGCGCGACGGAGTTCATCACCGGCCTGCTGCTCATGCTCGTCGTCCTGTTCTTCTTCCTGAAGGACGGCGATCGGATCTGGGCCTTCTTCCTCCGTCCCTATCGCGGCGAACGACTCGAGCGGGGCCGCCGCATCGGCGTGACGAGCGTGAAGGTGCTCGGCGGGTACATCCGCGGCACGGCGATCGTCGCCTTCGTCGATGCGTTCTTCATCGGCCTCGGACTCGTGATCCTGCAGGTCCCGCTCGCGTTGCCGCTCGCGGTCATCGTGTTCCTCACGTCGTTCATCCCGATCGTCGGCGCCACGCTCGCGGGCATCCTGGCGGCCCTCGTGGCGCTGGTCGCCAACGGACCCGTGGTCGCGCTCATCGTCGTGGCGATCGTGATCGTCGTGAACCAGCTCGAGGGCGACCTGCTCCAGCCGGTCGTCATGGCGCAGTCGCTGAAGCTCCATCCCCTCGTGATCCTGATCGCGCTGACCGCGGGCACGCTGCTCGCCGGCGTCGCCGGTGCCGTGCTTGCGGTGCCGCTCACCGCGCTCGGCTGGGCGATCATCAAGGTGTGGAACGGCCCCGACCCGTCGCTCGACGAGCGGAAGTCGTACCGGCTCAGGCGACGGCAGCACGCCGACGCGACCTCCGACGCTCCGGCGCTGCCAGCCGACACCGCCGGCGGCACGCCGGTCGCATGA
- a CDS encoding YybH family protein → MSEPRTPSRDEVETAASAIVDAFAATDAPRYFATFAPDATFVFHTEPARLDDRAAYERLWAEWVAGGWRVVTCTSSEPAVQPFPGGAVFSHTVDTTVETPDGQDSYLERETIVFRTDPNRGLVAVHEHLSPMPASDAA, encoded by the coding sequence ATGTCCGAACCCCGAACCCCCTCCCGCGACGAGGTCGAGACCGCGGCATCCGCCATCGTCGACGCCTTCGCCGCGACCGACGCGCCCCGCTACTTCGCGACGTTCGCGCCCGACGCCACGTTCGTCTTCCACACCGAGCCGGCACGGCTCGACGACCGGGCCGCCTACGAGCGGCTCTGGGCCGAGTGGGTGGCGGGCGGATGGCGCGTCGTCACATGCACGTCGAGCGAACCCGCCGTGCAGCCCTTCCCCGGCGGCGCGGTGTTCAGCCACACGGTCGACACCACCGTCGAGACGCCCGACGGCCAGGACTCCTACCTCGAGCGCGAGACCATCGTCTTCCGCACCGACCCCAACCGCGGACTCGTCGCCGTGCACGAGCACCTCTCCCCCATGCCCGCCTCCGACGCGGCCTGA
- a CDS encoding cyclase family protein — protein sequence MRDLSHPIADGMMVYPGDPGVHLAPALELERDGAAVTSVRMGSHTGTHVDAPAHTVAGGRTMDAVGLDELVGDALVIRVAGLEDRATVGVADLGDLPERVPAIVVLDTGWAAHFGSERALRHPALSAEAARELVDRGMRVLAVDTLSPDPTDAAGTTDFPVHEIVLGADGLIVENLANLDGLPPRVRIGIFPVRLGTDGAPVRAVAFDA from the coding sequence GTGCGCGACCTCAGCCACCCCATCGCGGACGGCATGATGGTGTACCCCGGTGACCCCGGGGTACACCTCGCGCCCGCGCTCGAGCTCGAACGCGACGGCGCCGCCGTCACGTCGGTGCGGATGGGATCGCACACGGGCACGCACGTCGACGCGCCCGCGCACACCGTCGCGGGCGGCCGCACGATGGACGCGGTCGGGCTCGACGAACTGGTCGGCGACGCGCTCGTCATCCGGGTCGCGGGGCTGGAGGATCGGGCGACGGTCGGGGTCGCCGACCTCGGCGACCTCCCCGAGCGTGTCCCCGCCATCGTCGTGCTCGACACGGGATGGGCCGCGCACTTCGGCAGCGAGCGTGCGCTGCGGCATCCGGCGCTGTCGGCCGAGGCGGCGCGCGAGCTCGTCGACCGCGGGATGCGCGTGCTCGCGGTCGACACGCTGAGCCCCGACCCGACGGATGCCGCGGGGACGACCGACTTCCCGGTGCACGAGATCGTGCTCGGGGCCGACGGGCTCATCGTCGAGAACCTGGCGAACCTCGACGGACTGCCCCCGCGCGTGCGGATCGGCATCTTCCCGGTCCGGCTCGGCACCGACGGCGCTCCCGTGCGCGCGGTCGCCTTCGACGCCTGA
- a CDS encoding purine-cytosine permease family protein, which yields MSLYTRLEQRLERNSDDAGPVRGEFSLVRIGMIWLAANLVVTTLLTGTLFIPEVDYGLVILLIVVGTLIGAVVLVLVGNIGTRTGLPTMALTRGPFGTRGSLLPVTANVVILMGWSWVQAMLAGIALDFLVASVTGVSMPVLWAVVCQTIVVILAIFGHEGIARIEPWLAALMLAIMAYIFFVAFTTFTPAEYNAIPEAPTIYTPILVLDVVIATAISWTVLSADFNRFARDSKAGIIGSGIGYSLSTIISMALGATAFAFVILSGGEAIPFDPVSIIEPLGWPLAIVIFVSVMATNTMVVYGMVTTVVNAVPGTRVKFLPTALILGAISVIGATFFGLLNQFTTFLVTIGALFAPVFAIMIADYYIVKRGAYTPAILDARGGGRYWYLAGVNWAAVASWLVGAVLVYLWTYVWPTPIGATIPGFAVTFVLYLLLSLRERSKHPAEPSRHLSRTAEGVEDAPREARA from the coding sequence ATGTCGCTCTACACCCGCCTCGAACAACGCCTCGAACGCAACTCCGATGACGCCGGCCCGGTGCGCGGCGAGTTCTCGCTGGTGCGCATCGGCATGATCTGGCTCGCCGCCAACCTCGTCGTCACGACGCTGCTGACCGGCACGCTCTTCATCCCCGAGGTCGACTACGGCCTCGTCATCCTGCTGATCGTCGTCGGCACCCTGATCGGCGCGGTCGTGCTCGTGCTCGTGGGCAACATCGGCACGCGCACGGGCCTGCCGACGATGGCGCTCACGCGCGGTCCGTTCGGCACGCGCGGCAGCCTGCTCCCGGTGACGGCGAACGTCGTCATCCTCATGGGGTGGAGCTGGGTGCAGGCGATGCTCGCGGGGATCGCGCTCGACTTCCTCGTGGCATCCGTCACCGGCGTCTCGATGCCCGTGCTGTGGGCCGTGGTCTGCCAGACGATCGTCGTGATCCTCGCGATCTTCGGCCACGAGGGCATCGCGAGGATCGAGCCGTGGCTCGCGGCGCTCATGCTCGCGATCATGGCGTACATCTTCTTCGTCGCCTTCACGACCTTCACGCCGGCCGAGTACAACGCCATCCCGGAAGCACCCACGATCTACACGCCCATCCTGGTGCTCGACGTGGTCATCGCGACGGCGATTTCGTGGACCGTGCTCTCGGCCGACTTCAACCGGTTCGCGCGCGACAGCAAGGCCGGCATCATCGGATCGGGCATCGGCTACAGCCTCTCGACGATCATCTCGATGGCGCTCGGCGCGACCGCGTTCGCGTTCGTCATCCTGTCGGGCGGCGAGGCGATCCCCTTCGACCCGGTCAGCATCATCGAGCCGCTCGGCTGGCCGCTCGCGATCGTGATCTTCGTCTCGGTCATGGCCACGAACACGATGGTCGTCTACGGCATGGTCACGACCGTCGTGAACGCGGTGCCCGGAACGCGCGTGAAGTTCCTGCCGACCGCGCTGATCCTGGGCGCGATCTCGGTCATCGGCGCGACGTTCTTCGGGCTCCTCAACCAGTTCACGACGTTCCTCGTGACGATCGGCGCGCTGTTCGCGCCGGTGTTCGCGATCATGATCGCGGACTACTACATCGTCAAGCGCGGCGCGTACACGCCCGCGATCCTCGACGCCCGAGGCGGCGGCCGGTACTGGTACCTGGCGGGGGTGAACTGGGCCGCGGTCGCGTCGTGGCTGGTCGGCGCGGTGCTGGTGTACCTCTGGACGTACGTGTGGCCGACGCCGATCGGCGCGACGATCCCCGGCTTCGCGGTGACGTTCGTGCTGTACCTGCTGCTCTCCCTGCGCGAGCGCTCGAAGCACCCCGCCGAGCCGAGTCGGCACCTCTCCCGCACCGCCGAGGGCGTCGAGGACGCGCCGCGCGAGGCGCGGGCCTGA
- a CDS encoding LacI family DNA-binding transcriptional regulator has product MSTRPARSKRATVHDVALEAGVSRGTVSRYVNGERYVSAAARDAIEAAIAKVGYVPNTAARNLVMQRTQAVGFIVHEPHSLFVDDPNIGSILLGANTELSQADHQMVVLIVDSDRDTDRVARYLTGGLVDGVIIVSARADDPITRVVERLQLPAAYVGHPPGAASSAAFVVIDNLGAARSITERLAATGRRRIGMIAAALDRDSGADRLAGFTAALGDSFDEALVEPVPFYSYSAGRDGMRRLLERAPDLDGVFAASDAVAAGAIEALRASGRRVPQDVGVVGFDDSAWARRTTPQLSTVRQPAAGLGAEAARLVLAQLREQEMITERRLDTEIVWRESA; this is encoded by the coding sequence ATGAGCACGAGGCCGGCCCGATCGAAGCGCGCCACCGTGCATGACGTGGCCCTCGAAGCCGGCGTCTCGCGCGGCACGGTCAGTCGGTACGTCAACGGCGAGCGGTACGTCTCGGCAGCCGCGCGCGACGCGATCGAGGCGGCCATCGCGAAGGTCGGCTATGTGCCGAACACGGCCGCGCGCAACCTCGTGATGCAGCGGACGCAGGCCGTCGGCTTCATCGTGCACGAGCCGCACTCGCTGTTCGTCGATGATCCCAACATCGGATCGATCCTCCTGGGTGCGAATACCGAGCTCTCCCAAGCCGACCACCAGATGGTCGTGCTCATCGTCGATTCCGACCGCGACACCGACCGCGTCGCCCGGTATCTCACCGGCGGACTCGTCGACGGGGTGATCATCGTCTCAGCACGCGCCGACGACCCGATCACCCGTGTCGTGGAGCGCCTGCAGCTGCCCGCGGCCTACGTCGGGCATCCGCCGGGCGCCGCGAGCAGCGCCGCGTTCGTCGTGATCGACAACCTGGGCGCGGCTCGCTCGATCACCGAACGGCTCGCCGCCACCGGCCGTCGACGGATCGGGATGATCGCCGCGGCCCTCGACCGCGACTCGGGCGCCGACCGCCTCGCCGGCTTCACCGCGGCGCTCGGCGACTCATTCGACGAAGCCCTCGTCGAGCCCGTGCCGTTCTACTCGTACTCCGCGGGACGGGACGGCATGCGGCGGCTGCTCGAGCGCGCCCCCGACCTCGACGGCGTGTTCGCGGCATCCGATGCCGTCGCGGCGGGCGCGATCGAGGCGTTGCGTGCCTCGGGCCGTCGCGTCCCCCAGGATGTCGGCGTCGTGGGATTCGACGACAGCGCATGGGCGCGTCGCACGACGCCGCAGCTGTCGACCGTGCGACAGCCGGCGGCCGGACTCGGTGCCGAGGCGGCCCGTCTCGTCCTCGCCCAGCTGCGCGAACAGGAGATGATCACGGAGCGGCGCCTCGACACCGAGATCGTCTGGCGCGAGTCGGCCTGA
- a CDS encoding SDR family oxidoreductase — translation MAKVLIIGGHGRVALQLERILAERGDEVDAVIRNPDHVDEVADTGANPVVADIEELDVAGLAELITGHDAVVWSAGAGGGNPVRTRAVDHDAAVRSMDAAEQAGVRRYVMVSYFGSRTDHRVPADSAFRHYADAKADADEHLRASRLDYTILGPSTLTDGSGTGAIDASGDHSSEVDRADVAAVAAAALAARARSGAPSDSTAATPRSRKPSGRRHERDLPQAQPQGGRRRARHRRAELVRARARRGR, via the coding sequence ATGGCGAAGGTGCTGATCATCGGGGGCCACGGCAGGGTGGCGCTCCAACTCGAGCGGATCCTGGCGGAACGCGGCGACGAGGTCGATGCGGTCATCCGGAACCCCGACCACGTCGACGAGGTCGCCGACACCGGGGCCAACCCGGTCGTCGCCGATATCGAGGAACTCGACGTCGCCGGGCTCGCCGAGCTCATCACCGGGCACGACGCCGTGGTCTGGTCGGCCGGAGCCGGCGGCGGCAACCCCGTGCGCACGCGCGCCGTCGACCACGACGCCGCCGTCCGCTCGATGGATGCCGCCGAGCAGGCGGGCGTGCGTCGCTACGTGATGGTCTCGTACTTCGGTTCGCGCACCGACCACCGGGTGCCCGCCGACAGCGCGTTCCGCCACTACGCCGATGCGAAGGCCGACGCCGACGAGCACCTGCGTGCGTCGAGGCTCGACTACACGATCCTCGGGCCCTCGACGCTGACCGATGGGTCCGGCACGGGCGCGATCGACGCGTCGGGCGATCACAGCAGCGAGGTCGACCGAGCGGATGTCGCGGCGGTCGCCGCGGCCGCGCTCGCTGCCCGGGCACGATCGGGCGCACCATCCGATTCAACCGCGGCGACACCCCGATCGCGGAAGCCCTCCGGGCGGCGCCATGAGCGCGATCTTCCGCAAGCTCAACCTCAAGGGGGACGGCGCCGTGCACGTCATCGACGCGCCGAGCTCGTTCGAGCCCGAGCTCGCCGAGGTCGGTGA